One Carassius carassius chromosome 28, fCarCar2.1, whole genome shotgun sequence genomic window carries:
- the LOC132107632 gene encoding SID1 transmembrane family member 2-like isoform X2 translates to MLGFFCGSVRFCPVLLVLMLAVCGGNVVIQKDAQFDMTYDDMVTSDNQTIYSYNHTVSRNKTEGVRVSVELLSESAPSPVLFVVRQKQAVLSFQVPLILRGLYQRKYQYTQVGRTLCQPPTKALAETQFFYVDVSTLSGAGVHYQLRVSRVDSFTLQTDKKFSFNATPSQPQFFKYVFPDGVDTVIVKVNSLKNFPCSVMSIQDIQCPVYDLDNNVAFIGMYQTMTTRAAITVQRKDFPSNSFYVVVVVKTEDEACGGPLRFYPLLPDELLDAGNRSKTLDVIVSPAINSEVYVMGMLFCLGIFLSFYLLTFLVACVESKRMNRKREGLLNADASPAETGKASVSPYEYGSFADNGSTLSSEAVTDSLASTDGNYGYMGSETFKRRIIAAHHVAIRIDRSLESVARSRQESLSSVEEDDYDTLVDIDSDKNIVRTKKFLCVSDLARKDKRILSKKYQIYFWNISTIAVFYALPVIQLVITYQTVVNVTGNQDICYYNFLCAHPLGALSSFNNILSNLGYVLLGLLFLLIILQRDILHKRALERNDSTALECGIPKHFGLYYAMGTALMMEGLLSACYHVCPNYTNFQFDTSFMYMIAGLCMLKLYQKRHPDINASAYSAYACLAAVIFFSVLGVVFGKGNTVFWIVFSVIHILATMLLSTQLYYMGRWRLDSGILRRMLNVIYTDCIRQCSGPMYIDRMVLLVMGNIVNWSLAAYGLIKRPNDFASYLLAIAICNLLLYFAFYIIMKLRSGERIQCLALVCILFTAVVWGFALFFFFQGLSTWQKTPAESREHNRECILLSFFDDHDIWHFLSSIAMFGSFLVLLTMDDDLDTVQRDKIYAF, encoded by the exons ATGCTGGGGTTCTTCTGCGGTTCCGTCCGATTCTGTCCGGTCCTGCTGGTCCTGATGCTGGCGGTCTGCGGCGGTAACGTGGTCATCCAGAAAGATGCTCAGTTCGACATGACGTATGACGACATGGTCACAAGCGACAACCAGACCATCTACTCCTACAACCACACCGTCTCCAGAAACAAG acggAGGGTGTGCGTGTGTCCGTGGAGCTGCTATCCGAGAGCGCTCCGAGTCCGGTTCTGTTCGTGGTCCGGCAGAAACAGGCCGTCCTTTCCTTCCAGGTCCCCCTCATCCTCCGAGGCCT GTATCAGAGGAAGTATCAGTACACACAGGTGGGTCGTACGCTGTGTCAGCCGCCCACTAAAGCCCTGGCAGAGACACAGTTCTTCTACGTGGACGTGTCGACTCTGTCCGGCGCTGGAGTCCACTATCAGCTGCGGGTCAGTCGTGTGGACAGCTTCACGCTGCA GACAGACAAGAAATTCAGCTTCAATGCAACGCCGTCCCaaccacag ttcttTAAGTATGTGTTTCCTGATGGTGTGGACACAGTGATTGTGAAGGTGAACTCACTGAAGAACTTCCCCTGCTCAGTCATGTCAATACAGGACATCcag TGTCCGGTTTATGATCTGGATAATAATGTGGCGTTTATTGGAATGTATCAGACTATGACCACCAGAGCTGCCATCACAgtgcag AGGAAGGATTTCCCCAGTAACAGTTTCtatgtggtggtggtggtgaagaCTGAAGACGAGGCGTGCGGAGGACCGCTGCGATTCTACCCGCTCTTACCTG ATGAGCTGCTAGATGCTGGGAATCGCAGTAAAACTCTGGATGTGATTGTTTCTCCTGCCATTAACT CGGAGGTGTATGTGATGGGGATGCTCTTCTGTCTGGGGATCTTCCTGTCCTTCTATCTGCTCACGTTTCTGGTGGCGTGTGTGGAGAGTAAGAG GATGAACAGGAAGAGGGAGGGGCTTCTGAACGCTGACGCCTCACCTGCAGAGACAG gaaagGCTTCAGTGTCTCCGTATGAATACGGTTCATTTG CTGATAACGGCAGCAcactgagctctgaagctgttaCTGACAGTTTAGCATCCACCGATGGGAACTACGGATACatgg GATCGGAGACTTTTAAACGGAGAATAATCGCAGCACATCACGTTGCCATCCGCATTG ATCGTTCTTTAGAGAGTGTAGCCCGCAGTCGCCAGGAGTCTCTGAGTTCAGTGGAAGAGGACGATTACGACACGCTGGTCGACATCGACTCGGACAAAAACATCGTCCGTACGAAG AAGTTCCTGTGCGTCTCTGATCTCGCTCGTAAAGACAAACGCATCCTCAGCAAGAAATACCAGATCTACTTCTG GAACATCTCTACAATCGCCGTGTTTTACGCTCTTCCTGTCATTCAGCTGGTTATCACCTATCAGACG GTTGTAAACGTCACAGGAAACCAAGACATCTGCTATTATAACTTCCTGTGTGCACACCCTCTTGGAGCACTAAG CTCCTTCAATAACATCCTGAGTAACCTGGGCTATGTGCTGCTGGGACTGCTGTTCCTGCTCATCATCCTGCAGAGAGACATCCTTCACAAACGTGCGCTCGAGCGCAACGACAGCACAGCGCTG GAGTGTGGCATTCCCAAGCACTTCGGCCTGTATTACGCCATGGGCACGGCTCTGATGATGGAGGGGCTGCTCAGCGCCTGCTACCACGTCTGTCCCAACTACACCAACTTCCAGTTCG acacGTCGTTCATGTACATGATTGCTGGACTGTGTATGTTGAAGCTGTATCAGAAGAGACACCCGGACATCAATGCCAGTGCGTACTCCGCTTACGCTTGTCTGGCTGCCGTCATATTCTTCTCTGTGCTGGGGgtg gtgtttGGTAAGGGTAACACCGTGTTCTGGATCGTTTTCTCTGTCATACACATCCTGGCCACAATGCTGCTGAGCACACAGCTCTACTACATGGGCCGCTGGAGActcg actcGGGGATCTTGCGCAGGATGTTGAATGTGATCTACACAGACTGTATTCGGCAGTGCAGTGGACCCATGTACATC gatcgGATGGTTCTGCTGGTGATGGGAAACATTGTGAACTGGTCTCT ggcggCGTACGGACTCATCAAACGACCCAATGACTTCGCCTCGTACCTGCTGGCCATCGCTATCTGTAACCTGCTGCTCTACTTCGCCTTCTACATCATAATGAAG CTGCGCAGCGGCGAGAGGATCCAGTGTCTGGCTCTGGTGTGTATCCTCTTCACCGCTGTGGTCTGGGGTTTcgctctcttcttcttctttcaggGCCTCAGTACATGGCAG AAAACTCCAGCGGAGTCTCGTGAGCACAACCGTGAGTGTATCCTGCTCTCCTTCTTTGACGATCACGACATCTGGCACTTCCTGTCCTCCATCGCCATGTTCGGATCCTTCCTG GTTCTGCTCACGATGGACGACGACCTCGACACGGTTCAACGAGACAAAATCTACGCCTTCTGA
- the LOC132107632 gene encoding SID1 transmembrane family member 2-like isoform X4 — protein sequence MLGFFCGSVRFCPVLLVLMLAVCGGNVVIQKDAQFDMTYDDMVTSDNQTIYSYNHTVSRNKTEGVRVSVELLSESAPSPVLFVVRQKQAVLSFQVPLILRGLYQRKYQYTQVGRTLCQPPTKALAETQFFYVDVSTLSGAGVHYQLRVSRVDSFTLQTDKKFSFNATPSQPQFFKYVFPDGVDTVIVKVNSLKNFPCSVMSIQDIQCPVYDLDNNVAFIGMYQTMTTRAAITVQRKDFPSNSFYVVVVVKTEDEACGGPLRFYPLLPDELLDAGNRSKTLDVIVSPAINSEVYVMGMLFCLGIFLSFYLLTFLVACVESKRMNRKREGLLNADASPAETGKASVSPYEYGSFADNGSTLSSEAVTDSLASTDGNYGYMDRSLESVARSRQESLSSVEEDDYDTLVDIDSDKNIVRTKKFLCVSDLARKDKRILSKKYQIYFWNISTIAVFYALPVIQLVITYQTVVNVTGNQDICYYNFLCAHPLGALSSFNNILSNLGYVLLGLLFLLIILQRDILHKRALERNDSTALECGIPKHFGLYYAMGTALMMEGLLSACYHVCPNYTNFQFDTSFMYMIAGLCMLKLYQKRHPDINASAYSAYACLAAVIFFSVLGVVFGKGNTVFWIVFSVIHILATMLLSTQLYYMGRWRLDSGILRRMLNVIYTDCIRQCSGPMYIDRMVLLVMGNIVNWSLAAYGLIKRPNDFASYLLAIAICNLLLYFAFYIIMKLRSGERIQCLALVCILFTAVVWGFALFFFFQGLSTWQKTPAESREHNRECILLSFFDDHDIWHFLSSIAMFGSFLVLLTMDDDLDTVQRDKIYAF from the exons ATGCTGGGGTTCTTCTGCGGTTCCGTCCGATTCTGTCCGGTCCTGCTGGTCCTGATGCTGGCGGTCTGCGGCGGTAACGTGGTCATCCAGAAAGATGCTCAGTTCGACATGACGTATGACGACATGGTCACAAGCGACAACCAGACCATCTACTCCTACAACCACACCGTCTCCAGAAACAAG acggAGGGTGTGCGTGTGTCCGTGGAGCTGCTATCCGAGAGCGCTCCGAGTCCGGTTCTGTTCGTGGTCCGGCAGAAACAGGCCGTCCTTTCCTTCCAGGTCCCCCTCATCCTCCGAGGCCT GTATCAGAGGAAGTATCAGTACACACAGGTGGGTCGTACGCTGTGTCAGCCGCCCACTAAAGCCCTGGCAGAGACACAGTTCTTCTACGTGGACGTGTCGACTCTGTCCGGCGCTGGAGTCCACTATCAGCTGCGGGTCAGTCGTGTGGACAGCTTCACGCTGCA GACAGACAAGAAATTCAGCTTCAATGCAACGCCGTCCCaaccacag ttcttTAAGTATGTGTTTCCTGATGGTGTGGACACAGTGATTGTGAAGGTGAACTCACTGAAGAACTTCCCCTGCTCAGTCATGTCAATACAGGACATCcag TGTCCGGTTTATGATCTGGATAATAATGTGGCGTTTATTGGAATGTATCAGACTATGACCACCAGAGCTGCCATCACAgtgcag AGGAAGGATTTCCCCAGTAACAGTTTCtatgtggtggtggtggtgaagaCTGAAGACGAGGCGTGCGGAGGACCGCTGCGATTCTACCCGCTCTTACCTG ATGAGCTGCTAGATGCTGGGAATCGCAGTAAAACTCTGGATGTGATTGTTTCTCCTGCCATTAACT CGGAGGTGTATGTGATGGGGATGCTCTTCTGTCTGGGGATCTTCCTGTCCTTCTATCTGCTCACGTTTCTGGTGGCGTGTGTGGAGAGTAAGAG GATGAACAGGAAGAGGGAGGGGCTTCTGAACGCTGACGCCTCACCTGCAGAGACAG gaaagGCTTCAGTGTCTCCGTATGAATACGGTTCATTTG CTGATAACGGCAGCAcactgagctctgaagctgttaCTGACAGTTTAGCATCCACCGATGGGAACTACGGATACatgg ATCGTTCTTTAGAGAGTGTAGCCCGCAGTCGCCAGGAGTCTCTGAGTTCAGTGGAAGAGGACGATTACGACACGCTGGTCGACATCGACTCGGACAAAAACATCGTCCGTACGAAG AAGTTCCTGTGCGTCTCTGATCTCGCTCGTAAAGACAAACGCATCCTCAGCAAGAAATACCAGATCTACTTCTG GAACATCTCTACAATCGCCGTGTTTTACGCTCTTCCTGTCATTCAGCTGGTTATCACCTATCAGACG GTTGTAAACGTCACAGGAAACCAAGACATCTGCTATTATAACTTCCTGTGTGCACACCCTCTTGGAGCACTAAG CTCCTTCAATAACATCCTGAGTAACCTGGGCTATGTGCTGCTGGGACTGCTGTTCCTGCTCATCATCCTGCAGAGAGACATCCTTCACAAACGTGCGCTCGAGCGCAACGACAGCACAGCGCTG GAGTGTGGCATTCCCAAGCACTTCGGCCTGTATTACGCCATGGGCACGGCTCTGATGATGGAGGGGCTGCTCAGCGCCTGCTACCACGTCTGTCCCAACTACACCAACTTCCAGTTCG acacGTCGTTCATGTACATGATTGCTGGACTGTGTATGTTGAAGCTGTATCAGAAGAGACACCCGGACATCAATGCCAGTGCGTACTCCGCTTACGCTTGTCTGGCTGCCGTCATATTCTTCTCTGTGCTGGGGgtg gtgtttGGTAAGGGTAACACCGTGTTCTGGATCGTTTTCTCTGTCATACACATCCTGGCCACAATGCTGCTGAGCACACAGCTCTACTACATGGGCCGCTGGAGActcg actcGGGGATCTTGCGCAGGATGTTGAATGTGATCTACACAGACTGTATTCGGCAGTGCAGTGGACCCATGTACATC gatcgGATGGTTCTGCTGGTGATGGGAAACATTGTGAACTGGTCTCT ggcggCGTACGGACTCATCAAACGACCCAATGACTTCGCCTCGTACCTGCTGGCCATCGCTATCTGTAACCTGCTGCTCTACTTCGCCTTCTACATCATAATGAAG CTGCGCAGCGGCGAGAGGATCCAGTGTCTGGCTCTGGTGTGTATCCTCTTCACCGCTGTGGTCTGGGGTTTcgctctcttcttcttctttcaggGCCTCAGTACATGGCAG AAAACTCCAGCGGAGTCTCGTGAGCACAACCGTGAGTGTATCCTGCTCTCCTTCTTTGACGATCACGACATCTGGCACTTCCTGTCCTCCATCGCCATGTTCGGATCCTTCCTG GTTCTGCTCACGATGGACGACGACCTCGACACGGTTCAACGAGACAAAATCTACGCCTTCTGA
- the LOC132107632 gene encoding SID1 transmembrane family member 2-like isoform X3 gives MLGFFCGSVRFCPVLLVLMLAVCGGNVVIQKDAQFDMTYDDMVTSDNQTIYSYNHTVSRNKTEGVRVSVELLSESAPSPVLFVVRQKQAVLSFQVPLILRGLYQRKYQYTQVGRTLCQPPTKALAETQFFYVDVSTLSGAGVHYQLRVSRVDSFTLQTDKKFSFNATPSQPQFFKYVFPDGVDTVIVKVNSLKNFPCSVMSIQDIQCPVYDLDNNVAFIGMYQTMTTRAAITVQRKDFPSNSFYVVVVVKTEDEACGGPLRFYPLLPDELLDAGNRSKTLDVIVSPAINSEVYVMGMLFCLGIFLSFYLLTFLVACVESKRMNRKREGLLNADASPAETASLLGKASVSPYEYGSFADNGSTLSSEAVTDSLASTDGNYGYMDRSLESVARSRQESLSSVEEDDYDTLVDIDSDKNIVRTKKFLCVSDLARKDKRILSKKYQIYFWNISTIAVFYALPVIQLVITYQTVVNVTGNQDICYYNFLCAHPLGALSSFNNILSNLGYVLLGLLFLLIILQRDILHKRALERNDSTALECGIPKHFGLYYAMGTALMMEGLLSACYHVCPNYTNFQFDTSFMYMIAGLCMLKLYQKRHPDINASAYSAYACLAAVIFFSVLGVVFGKGNTVFWIVFSVIHILATMLLSTQLYYMGRWRLDSGILRRMLNVIYTDCIRQCSGPMYIDRMVLLVMGNIVNWSLAAYGLIKRPNDFASYLLAIAICNLLLYFAFYIIMKLRSGERIQCLALVCILFTAVVWGFALFFFFQGLSTWQKTPAESREHNRECILLSFFDDHDIWHFLSSIAMFGSFLVLLTMDDDLDTVQRDKIYAF, from the exons ATGCTGGGGTTCTTCTGCGGTTCCGTCCGATTCTGTCCGGTCCTGCTGGTCCTGATGCTGGCGGTCTGCGGCGGTAACGTGGTCATCCAGAAAGATGCTCAGTTCGACATGACGTATGACGACATGGTCACAAGCGACAACCAGACCATCTACTCCTACAACCACACCGTCTCCAGAAACAAG acggAGGGTGTGCGTGTGTCCGTGGAGCTGCTATCCGAGAGCGCTCCGAGTCCGGTTCTGTTCGTGGTCCGGCAGAAACAGGCCGTCCTTTCCTTCCAGGTCCCCCTCATCCTCCGAGGCCT GTATCAGAGGAAGTATCAGTACACACAGGTGGGTCGTACGCTGTGTCAGCCGCCCACTAAAGCCCTGGCAGAGACACAGTTCTTCTACGTGGACGTGTCGACTCTGTCCGGCGCTGGAGTCCACTATCAGCTGCGGGTCAGTCGTGTGGACAGCTTCACGCTGCA GACAGACAAGAAATTCAGCTTCAATGCAACGCCGTCCCaaccacag ttcttTAAGTATGTGTTTCCTGATGGTGTGGACACAGTGATTGTGAAGGTGAACTCACTGAAGAACTTCCCCTGCTCAGTCATGTCAATACAGGACATCcag TGTCCGGTTTATGATCTGGATAATAATGTGGCGTTTATTGGAATGTATCAGACTATGACCACCAGAGCTGCCATCACAgtgcag AGGAAGGATTTCCCCAGTAACAGTTTCtatgtggtggtggtggtgaagaCTGAAGACGAGGCGTGCGGAGGACCGCTGCGATTCTACCCGCTCTTACCTG ATGAGCTGCTAGATGCTGGGAATCGCAGTAAAACTCTGGATGTGATTGTTTCTCCTGCCATTAACT CGGAGGTGTATGTGATGGGGATGCTCTTCTGTCTGGGGATCTTCCTGTCCTTCTATCTGCTCACGTTTCTGGTGGCGTGTGTGGAGAGTAAGAG GATGAACAGGAAGAGGGAGGGGCTTCTGAACGCTGACGCCTCACCTGCAGAGACAG CATCTCTCTTGG gaaagGCTTCAGTGTCTCCGTATGAATACGGTTCATTTG CTGATAACGGCAGCAcactgagctctgaagctgttaCTGACAGTTTAGCATCCACCGATGGGAACTACGGATACatgg ATCGTTCTTTAGAGAGTGTAGCCCGCAGTCGCCAGGAGTCTCTGAGTTCAGTGGAAGAGGACGATTACGACACGCTGGTCGACATCGACTCGGACAAAAACATCGTCCGTACGAAG AAGTTCCTGTGCGTCTCTGATCTCGCTCGTAAAGACAAACGCATCCTCAGCAAGAAATACCAGATCTACTTCTG GAACATCTCTACAATCGCCGTGTTTTACGCTCTTCCTGTCATTCAGCTGGTTATCACCTATCAGACG GTTGTAAACGTCACAGGAAACCAAGACATCTGCTATTATAACTTCCTGTGTGCACACCCTCTTGGAGCACTAAG CTCCTTCAATAACATCCTGAGTAACCTGGGCTATGTGCTGCTGGGACTGCTGTTCCTGCTCATCATCCTGCAGAGAGACATCCTTCACAAACGTGCGCTCGAGCGCAACGACAGCACAGCGCTG GAGTGTGGCATTCCCAAGCACTTCGGCCTGTATTACGCCATGGGCACGGCTCTGATGATGGAGGGGCTGCTCAGCGCCTGCTACCACGTCTGTCCCAACTACACCAACTTCCAGTTCG acacGTCGTTCATGTACATGATTGCTGGACTGTGTATGTTGAAGCTGTATCAGAAGAGACACCCGGACATCAATGCCAGTGCGTACTCCGCTTACGCTTGTCTGGCTGCCGTCATATTCTTCTCTGTGCTGGGGgtg gtgtttGGTAAGGGTAACACCGTGTTCTGGATCGTTTTCTCTGTCATACACATCCTGGCCACAATGCTGCTGAGCACACAGCTCTACTACATGGGCCGCTGGAGActcg actcGGGGATCTTGCGCAGGATGTTGAATGTGATCTACACAGACTGTATTCGGCAGTGCAGTGGACCCATGTACATC gatcgGATGGTTCTGCTGGTGATGGGAAACATTGTGAACTGGTCTCT ggcggCGTACGGACTCATCAAACGACCCAATGACTTCGCCTCGTACCTGCTGGCCATCGCTATCTGTAACCTGCTGCTCTACTTCGCCTTCTACATCATAATGAAG CTGCGCAGCGGCGAGAGGATCCAGTGTCTGGCTCTGGTGTGTATCCTCTTCACCGCTGTGGTCTGGGGTTTcgctctcttcttcttctttcaggGCCTCAGTACATGGCAG AAAACTCCAGCGGAGTCTCGTGAGCACAACCGTGAGTGTATCCTGCTCTCCTTCTTTGACGATCACGACATCTGGCACTTCCTGTCCTCCATCGCCATGTTCGGATCCTTCCTG GTTCTGCTCACGATGGACGACGACCTCGACACGGTTCAACGAGACAAAATCTACGCCTTCTGA
- the LOC132107632 gene encoding SID1 transmembrane family member 2-like isoform X1 — MLGFFCGSVRFCPVLLVLMLAVCGGNVVIQKDAQFDMTYDDMVTSDNQTIYSYNHTVSRNKTEGVRVSVELLSESAPSPVLFVVRQKQAVLSFQVPLILRGLYQRKYQYTQVGRTLCQPPTKALAETQFFYVDVSTLSGAGVHYQLRVSRVDSFTLQTDKKFSFNATPSQPQFFKYVFPDGVDTVIVKVNSLKNFPCSVMSIQDIQCPVYDLDNNVAFIGMYQTMTTRAAITVQRKDFPSNSFYVVVVVKTEDEACGGPLRFYPLLPDELLDAGNRSKTLDVIVSPAINSEVYVMGMLFCLGIFLSFYLLTFLVACVESKRMNRKREGLLNADASPAETASLLGKASVSPYEYGSFADNGSTLSSEAVTDSLASTDGNYGYMGSETFKRRIIAAHHVAIRIDRSLESVARSRQESLSSVEEDDYDTLVDIDSDKNIVRTKKFLCVSDLARKDKRILSKKYQIYFWNISTIAVFYALPVIQLVITYQTVVNVTGNQDICYYNFLCAHPLGALSSFNNILSNLGYVLLGLLFLLIILQRDILHKRALERNDSTALECGIPKHFGLYYAMGTALMMEGLLSACYHVCPNYTNFQFDTSFMYMIAGLCMLKLYQKRHPDINASAYSAYACLAAVIFFSVLGVVFGKGNTVFWIVFSVIHILATMLLSTQLYYMGRWRLDSGILRRMLNVIYTDCIRQCSGPMYIDRMVLLVMGNIVNWSLAAYGLIKRPNDFASYLLAIAICNLLLYFAFYIIMKLRSGERIQCLALVCILFTAVVWGFALFFFFQGLSTWQKTPAESREHNRECILLSFFDDHDIWHFLSSIAMFGSFLVLLTMDDDLDTVQRDKIYAF; from the exons ATGCTGGGGTTCTTCTGCGGTTCCGTCCGATTCTGTCCGGTCCTGCTGGTCCTGATGCTGGCGGTCTGCGGCGGTAACGTGGTCATCCAGAAAGATGCTCAGTTCGACATGACGTATGACGACATGGTCACAAGCGACAACCAGACCATCTACTCCTACAACCACACCGTCTCCAGAAACAAG acggAGGGTGTGCGTGTGTCCGTGGAGCTGCTATCCGAGAGCGCTCCGAGTCCGGTTCTGTTCGTGGTCCGGCAGAAACAGGCCGTCCTTTCCTTCCAGGTCCCCCTCATCCTCCGAGGCCT GTATCAGAGGAAGTATCAGTACACACAGGTGGGTCGTACGCTGTGTCAGCCGCCCACTAAAGCCCTGGCAGAGACACAGTTCTTCTACGTGGACGTGTCGACTCTGTCCGGCGCTGGAGTCCACTATCAGCTGCGGGTCAGTCGTGTGGACAGCTTCACGCTGCA GACAGACAAGAAATTCAGCTTCAATGCAACGCCGTCCCaaccacag ttcttTAAGTATGTGTTTCCTGATGGTGTGGACACAGTGATTGTGAAGGTGAACTCACTGAAGAACTTCCCCTGCTCAGTCATGTCAATACAGGACATCcag TGTCCGGTTTATGATCTGGATAATAATGTGGCGTTTATTGGAATGTATCAGACTATGACCACCAGAGCTGCCATCACAgtgcag AGGAAGGATTTCCCCAGTAACAGTTTCtatgtggtggtggtggtgaagaCTGAAGACGAGGCGTGCGGAGGACCGCTGCGATTCTACCCGCTCTTACCTG ATGAGCTGCTAGATGCTGGGAATCGCAGTAAAACTCTGGATGTGATTGTTTCTCCTGCCATTAACT CGGAGGTGTATGTGATGGGGATGCTCTTCTGTCTGGGGATCTTCCTGTCCTTCTATCTGCTCACGTTTCTGGTGGCGTGTGTGGAGAGTAAGAG GATGAACAGGAAGAGGGAGGGGCTTCTGAACGCTGACGCCTCACCTGCAGAGACAG CATCTCTCTTGG gaaagGCTTCAGTGTCTCCGTATGAATACGGTTCATTTG CTGATAACGGCAGCAcactgagctctgaagctgttaCTGACAGTTTAGCATCCACCGATGGGAACTACGGATACatgg GATCGGAGACTTTTAAACGGAGAATAATCGCAGCACATCACGTTGCCATCCGCATTG ATCGTTCTTTAGAGAGTGTAGCCCGCAGTCGCCAGGAGTCTCTGAGTTCAGTGGAAGAGGACGATTACGACACGCTGGTCGACATCGACTCGGACAAAAACATCGTCCGTACGAAG AAGTTCCTGTGCGTCTCTGATCTCGCTCGTAAAGACAAACGCATCCTCAGCAAGAAATACCAGATCTACTTCTG GAACATCTCTACAATCGCCGTGTTTTACGCTCTTCCTGTCATTCAGCTGGTTATCACCTATCAGACG GTTGTAAACGTCACAGGAAACCAAGACATCTGCTATTATAACTTCCTGTGTGCACACCCTCTTGGAGCACTAAG CTCCTTCAATAACATCCTGAGTAACCTGGGCTATGTGCTGCTGGGACTGCTGTTCCTGCTCATCATCCTGCAGAGAGACATCCTTCACAAACGTGCGCTCGAGCGCAACGACAGCACAGCGCTG GAGTGTGGCATTCCCAAGCACTTCGGCCTGTATTACGCCATGGGCACGGCTCTGATGATGGAGGGGCTGCTCAGCGCCTGCTACCACGTCTGTCCCAACTACACCAACTTCCAGTTCG acacGTCGTTCATGTACATGATTGCTGGACTGTGTATGTTGAAGCTGTATCAGAAGAGACACCCGGACATCAATGCCAGTGCGTACTCCGCTTACGCTTGTCTGGCTGCCGTCATATTCTTCTCTGTGCTGGGGgtg gtgtttGGTAAGGGTAACACCGTGTTCTGGATCGTTTTCTCTGTCATACACATCCTGGCCACAATGCTGCTGAGCACACAGCTCTACTACATGGGCCGCTGGAGActcg actcGGGGATCTTGCGCAGGATGTTGAATGTGATCTACACAGACTGTATTCGGCAGTGCAGTGGACCCATGTACATC gatcgGATGGTTCTGCTGGTGATGGGAAACATTGTGAACTGGTCTCT ggcggCGTACGGACTCATCAAACGACCCAATGACTTCGCCTCGTACCTGCTGGCCATCGCTATCTGTAACCTGCTGCTCTACTTCGCCTTCTACATCATAATGAAG CTGCGCAGCGGCGAGAGGATCCAGTGTCTGGCTCTGGTGTGTATCCTCTTCACCGCTGTGGTCTGGGGTTTcgctctcttcttcttctttcaggGCCTCAGTACATGGCAG AAAACTCCAGCGGAGTCTCGTGAGCACAACCGTGAGTGTATCCTGCTCTCCTTCTTTGACGATCACGACATCTGGCACTTCCTGTCCTCCATCGCCATGTTCGGATCCTTCCTG GTTCTGCTCACGATGGACGACGACCTCGACACGGTTCAACGAGACAAAATCTACGCCTTCTGA